In Bacteroidetes bacterium GWF2_43_63, the genomic stretch ACAACGTAGTTGTGTTAATCAATTACAGCAAAATGAATTCTGAAAGCGCGCTTTCAAATTAACTTTGCTGTAATTGATATCGGCTTTTGCCTGAATAAATCTACTCTGTGCGCCTCTGTGTGTACTCCTGAAAACTCTGTGTTACAGAAGTTACATAGGCGTAAATTGCACGCTTATAGTCGGCATTGGATGCATTAACCAGAAGTGTTCTCAGGCATTTTAATACTTCAACCCTGCGGATGAGATTTTTGAACTGGCGAAGCCATAAAAAACCGGAGCTCTCATGCGAAGAACTCCGGTTGTTGTAGAAAAAATACAATTAGAAAAAAACTATGCTTTTGCGATTTTTTTGATTTTATGCCTGATTTGCGCGCGTTTTAGTTTCACTTTCATTGAATAGTGAATCAGGTACATGGCTGGCACAAAAATCAGTGTGAGCAAAGTGGCGAATGAAAGTCCGAACACGATGGTCCAGGAGAGAGGTCCCCAGAACATTACGTTGTCGCCGCCGAAGTAAATCTGCGGATTCCACGAAGTAAGCAGGGTTTCAAAATTGATGTTCATGCCCAGGGCAAGCGGAATCAAACCAAGAATAGTAGCCGTTGCAGTAAGTATAACAGGCGTAAGACGTGTCGAAGCAGCCCTTGCTATAGCCACGCGCGGACGGAGTCCTTCGGCAAGAAGCTTGTCGGAGAATTCCACAATCAGAATTCCGTTCCTCACAACAATCCCTCCCAGCGCAACCACGCCGATACCAGTCATAATAATGGATACCGGCATATTGAATATGACAATTCCGAGCAGTACACCAATGAGCGATAAAACAATTTCGCTTAGAATAATCAGCGTTTTTCCGATGCTGTTGAATTGCGAAATAAGAATAAAGAAAATCAGACCGATTGAAATAACCAACGCTTTGGATAAAAAGCTCATGCTTTCCTGCTGGTTTTCCTGTTCGCCGGTGAAATTGAATGTTGTTCCTGGCGAAAAACTAAAATCGCGTGAGGCAGACTGAATCTGCTTAATGATTTCGTTGGCATTGTAGCCACTCACAACTTCGGACGACAACGTGATGGCCCTCTTGTTGTCCACGCGGCGAATACCGCCGTAAGAGCTCGTGTATTTCACATTTACGAGCGAAGAAATGGGAACATCTTTCACCCTGCCAGTTGCAATATCGCGAAAAGTGATGTTCATATTCAGAATGTTTTCCAGATTGTCGCGGTACTCTTCACTATATCGCAGCATGATCGGATATTCATCTTCGAACTCTTTGAATTTCGACACTTCTTTTCCGTAGATTGATGTGCGCATAGCAAGACCGATGGTATAAGTGTTCACTCCTTCGGCATTGGCCTTGGCACGGTCGAGTTCTATTACAATTTCCGGCTTGGCTTCCTGAAGGTCGGACTTTAATTCCTGAATGCCTTCAATTCCCGAAGCATTGATGAAATCGGAAAATCGTTTTGAATCTTCAATCAGCAGATCGATGTCTTCGGAATACAACTCAATGTTGATGGGCTTTCCGGTAGGAGGACCCATGCGGTTTTTCTCAACAGTAATCACAGCTCCTGCAATATCATTGAGCGAGTCTCTGATCTGGTTCATATACGGAGTGGTGCTTGTCGTGCGGAATTTGCTTTCGATAAAATTGACGGACACCATGGCTTTCTCTGGTGTGATGGAGCGGTCAAAGCTATTCGGATCAGCGCCCAGAGCCACTTTTGTAATTATAGATTCAACATTGGGATTGTCTTTTCCAACAATTCCTGAAACCCGATGTTCAACAATTTTCGCAACACTGTCAGTCACCAGCACTTCGGTTCCCGGAGGCATTTTCACCAACACGTTAATCTGACTTGGATCATTGTCGGGGAAGAAAACAACTTCGGGTTTTGCCACAGCTGTTATCACCATTGTAATGATAAACAGACTAAGCGTGCCCCACATGATTTTTTGCGGGTTGCGGCCTTTCAGCACCTGAGCGATGAGTCTTTCGTATCGCTTCACAATGCGTGGCCACAAGTTGTGCTGAAATTTGTATACCCAGTGTGCCGTAACAAATTTGTGGAAAACAACGATGATAAACATAATGATAAGGAAGTTTCCTATCGCCGGAATATGTGCAATATGGAAAAGCACGGCAGGAATCAGAAACCATGAAGCTGAACGCAGAACCGATTTCCAACCCGGAGATACAGGAATCTTATGCTCATCTTTTTTCATGAAATTCACTGCAAAAACGGGATTAATAATGTAGGCAACAGCCAGTGATGCAAACAGCGCAATGATAATGGTCACTGGCATGTAATGCATGAATTGTCCGACGATGCCGGGCCAGAAAGCCAGCGGGAAAAAAGGAGCCAGCGTGGTGAGTGTTCCGCTCAGGATGGGATAGAACACTTCGCCCGCAGCATATTTTGCAGCCTTTTTAATATCCGGAACCGTCTTGTGCATCCGGTAAGTATTCTCCACCACCACAATGGCATCATCAACAATAATCCCGAGTGCGAAAATAAAGGCGAACATCACCATCATATTCATGGTAAAATCGAGTCCTGGCAAAATGATGTACGAAACCATCATTGAAAGAGGCACCGCTGCAGCCACAAAAATGGCATTGCTGACACCCATGAAAAACATAAGTACCAGTGTAACTAAAATAAACCCAAAAATAATAGTATTGTTAAGCTCTTCCAGTGTATTGCGTGTATGTCGGCTCTGGTCGCCGGTTTTATCAATTTTGAGATCGTCGGGCAAGGAGCTTACTTTCAGATCGGTCAAGATTTCATCAATCTGATCATTCGCATCCAGAAGGTTTTCGCCGGTTTTTTTAATCACGTTCAGCAGAACCACATTTTTACCGTTGAATCGCGCATAGCTCTCCTGTTCTTCGAATCCATCTTTTATTTCGGCAATGTCTTTCAGATAAACACCGCCACCGGTGGGTGTGTGAAGCACAATTGAATAAAGATCAGAAATCTGAAGAAATTGTCCTTTTACCGAGATGGAGCTGTTTACACCGTTGTTGGTGATGGAACCCGCTGAAATAATGGCATTTTCACCAGCAATTCCGCGCTCGATGTCGGTGAAAGTGAGACCTGCTGCTTTCATTTTATTGAGATCGACATTGATTTGAATTTCTCTGTCAAGCGCCCCAATGATATCTACTCTGGTGATTTCGGAAAGCGATTCAATACGATCCTGAATCAGCTCTGCATAATTTTTCAGTGCCTGATTCGAATAATCGCCTGAAATGTTTATGGTCACAATTG encodes the following:
- a CDS encoding copper transporter is translated as MKKTKHREFIGSSWAINNNTSVYVLAVLILLIGFMSYRSIPKEQMPEVVIPTIMVATVYPGTSPKDIENLVTRPLEKQIKSINGVKKVSSNSVQDFSSVVVEFDTDVDVSEAKDKVKDAVDKAKSDLPTDLLADPEVREIDLSEIPIVTINISGDYSNQALKNYAELIQDRIESLSEITRVDIIGALDREIQINVDLNKMKAAGLTFTDIERGIAGENAIISAGSITNNGVNSSISVKGQFLQISDLYSIVLHTPTGGGVYLKDIAEIKDGFEEQESYARFNGKNVVLLNVIKKTGENLLDANDQIDEILTDLKVSSLPDDLKIDKTGDQSRHTRNTLEELNNTIIFGFILVTLVLMFFMGVSNAIFVAAAVPLSMMVSYIILPGLDFTMNMMVMFAFIFALGIIVDDAIVVVENTYRMHKTVPDIKKAAKYAAGEVFYPILSGTLTTLAPFFPLAFWPGIVGQFMHYMPVTIIIALFASLAVAYIINPVFAVNFMKKDEHKIPVSPGWKSVLRSASWFLIPAVLFHIAHIPAIGNFLIIMFIIVVFHKFVTAHWVYKFQHNLWPRIVKRYERLIAQVLKGRNPQKIMWGTLSLFIITMVITAVAKPEVVFFPDNDPSQINVLVKMPPGTEVLVTDSVAKIVEHRVSGIVGKDNPNVESIITKVALGADPNSFDRSITPEKAMVSVNFIESKFRTTSTTPYMNQIRDSLNDIAGAVITVEKNRMGPPTGKPINIELYSEDIDLLIEDSKRFSDFINASGIEGIQELKSDLQEAKPEIVIELDRAKANAEGVNTYTIGLAMRTSIYGKEVSKFKEFEDEYPIMLRYSEEYRDNLENILNMNITFRDIATGRVKDVPISSLVNVKYTSSYGGIRRVDNKRAITLSSEVVSGYNANEIIKQIQSASRDFSFSPGTTFNFTGEQENQQESMSFLSKALVISIGLIFFILISQFNSIGKTLIILSEIVLSLIGVLLGIVIFNMPVSIIMTGIGVVALGGIVVRNGILIVEFSDKLLAEGLRPRVAIARAASTRLTPVILTATATILGLIPLALGMNINFETLLTSWNPQIYFGGDNVMFWGPLSWTIVFGLSFATLLTLIFVPAMYLIHYSMKVKLKRAQIRHKIKKIAKA